A portion of the Acidisarcina polymorpha genome contains these proteins:
- the nuoK gene encoding NADH-quinone oxidoreductase subunit NuoK, whose translation MAVPIAYYLVLSAILFSIGVGAFLIKRNIITVFMSIELMLNAVNLTFVAFAHQWHQVSGQIFVFFVMVVAAAEAAVGLAIIIAVFRTRNTLNVDSVDLMKL comes from the coding sequence ATGGCGGTGCCGATTGCCTACTACCTGGTGCTGAGTGCGATCCTGTTCTCGATCGGGGTTGGCGCATTCCTGATCAAGCGCAACATCATCACCGTCTTCATGTCGATCGAGTTAATGCTGAATGCGGTCAATCTGACCTTCGTTGCCTTTGCCCATCAATGGCATCAGGTGAGCGGACAGATTTTTGTCTTCTTTGTTATGGTGGTGGCTGCCGCGGAAGCGGCGGTCGGTTTGGCCATCATCATCGCCGTCTTCCGCACGCGGAACACCTTGAATGTCGACTCGGTCGACCTGATGAAACTATGA